One Pseudorasbora parva isolate DD20220531a chromosome 8, ASM2467924v1, whole genome shotgun sequence DNA window includes the following coding sequences:
- the amotl1 gene encoding angiomotin-like protein 1 — MHSSEESASGTVLHRLMQEHLRYGTSGIGGGVENDSSQMLSILTSTENLLLEKEGQVAHSYQFMPLQFQSRQEPQGQEHQVDSSSMEKTGGVSQGTGKAVQAAQTLSGFDTLELPSYEEAKIQSQFYRGQQKLMDPQAQIPGHNQQIVQNPDNLSNNLQQNQNHVFHKEGHKNHAHQSQRQHNQVQQIQSSTMSDSPASSHSHLQSLSNTHSLSSPPSLSSSSTSLSAVPVKALVEGQPWAQQRGTGGTSLDEGLSELKQGHVRSLSERIMQLSLECTGAKQSVGPCNSPFSRDTIPCGADNKAESLSPTSRTSMSNLQLSPPPLPVPQWTLDQRGPPPEYPFKFKVQTMLSPTLHSNSESLEQGHFYSDTLTAAMLETVPLRNIARQCPLSSSPQQTQTSPMASETCILPSQASQQQYQAISLSQSLGFPLAQTGSETQGLSSCVALFGQPFPGETYAMVSHAKQMLEILKEENQSLRQELHKQNEKASKIERLEEEVVRLSEAHESLMKSTSKRDSLEKNMRNKLEAEIRRLHDFNRDLRERLETANRQLASKELEGQDDSHFYLAQRRESLKDLEKLEMEAANLRSAKEDQQRHIDILEQALNNAQRKVIKLEEELSKKQKYVERVERLQQALAQLQVACEKREQLERRLRTRLERELESLRTQQRAGIGVPLTVRESSAPALLDLLREREERILGLEADMTCWEQKYFEESAMRHFAMEAAATAAAQRDTTIIQHSRSGSYSDSSVWLHEDESRTQSSYSCLDMEQRMKDLHAQLLEKDAMIQVLQQRSRRDLAPLRPARSVPSISIATGLHTRQTSQADRRDQHSWKESTDVFPGNDQVECMLPSLPSLSVAVSSSLPASSLSSPPSFSSLPSSFLPFLASGGSNTSLITSSSCVARSSPSSLPPSSSSMLPSSSSLLPPLSLSLPSTPLLSLHSKSVIRGTSSQTGLSPKTLCAGTSTMQEKTESPSRQTKSLEGRAQRSRGQKMPLPDLDLVEILI; from the exons ATGCACAGTTCTGAGGAGAGTGCGTCTGGAACGGTGCTTCACAGGCTTATGCAAGAGCATCTTCGATATGGTACAAGTGGAATTGGAGGAGGGgtagaaaatgacagctctcaGATGCTAAGCATCCTCACATCTACAGAGAACCTACTCCTCGAAAAGGAGGGTCAGGTAGCCCATTCATATCAATTTATGCCCTTGCAGTTTCAATCACGACAGGAACCTCAAGGTCAGGAGCATCAAGTGGACAGCAGCTCCATGGAAAAGACTGGTGGAGTGAGCCAGGGTACAGGTAAAGCAGTTCAAGCAGCCCAGACTTTGTCTGGATTTGACACATTAGAACTTCCCTCTTATGAGGAGGCTAAAATCCAGTCTCAGTTCTACAGAGGACAGCAAAAACTGATGGACCCTCAGGCCCAAATCCCTGGCCACAACCAGCAGATTGTTCAAAATCCTGACAATCTTTCAAACAATCTTCAACAAAATCAGAACCATGTCTTTCACAAGGAGGGCCATAAAAACCATGCACACCAAAGTCAGCGGCAACACAATCAGGTTCAGCAGATACAGTCTTCAACAATGTCTGACAGTCCTGCAAGCTCACATTCCCATCTGCAGTCactttctaacacacactcactctcttccCCTCCTTCTCTTTCATCCTCTTCCACTTCTCTCTCAGCTGTTCCTGTGAAGGCCCTTGTGGAGGGTCAACCATGGGCCCAGCAAAGGGGCACTGGTGGTACATCTCTTGATGAAGGTCTGTCAGAGTTGAAACAGGGTCATGTTCGCTCACTCAGTGAAAGGATCATGCAACTCAGTCTAGAATGCACTGGGGCTAAGCAAAGTGTGGGACCTTGCAATTCACCTTTCTCAAGAGACACTATTCCTTGTGGAGCTGATAATAAAGCAGAGTCCCTCTCACCAACTAGTAGGACCTCCATGAGTAACCTGCAACTTTCCCCACCACCCTTACCCGTACCACAATGGACTTTGGATCAAAGAGGTCCTCCCCCAGAATATCCTTTTAAATTTAAGGTACAGACTATGCTTTCCCCCACATTACACTCCAACTCAGAATCTCTGGAGCAGGGACACTTCTACAGTGATACCTTGACAGCTGCCATGTTGGAGACAGTGCCACTTAGAAATATAGCAAG ACAGTGCCCTTTGTCTTCATCACCGCAGCAAACACAGACCAGTCCCATGGCTTCTGAGACTTGTATCCTGCCATCACAGGCTTCTCAGCAACAGTATCAGGCTATATCTCTGTCTCAGTCCCTGGGATTTCCTCTAGCTCAGACCGGATCTGAGACCCAGGGACTGTCTTCTTGTGTGGCCCTTTTTGGACAGCCTTTCCCAGGGGAAACGTATGCCATGGTAAGCCATGCCAAGCAGATGCTGGAGATCCTAAAAGAAGAAAACCAAAGCCTTAGACAAGAACTTCACAAGCAAAATGAGAAGGCCAGCAAAATAGAGCGG TTGGAGGAGGAGGTTGTGCGCCTGTCAGAGGCACATGAGAGTTTAATGAAGAGCACATCCAAACGGGATTCTTTGGAAAAAAACATGAGGAATAAACTAGAAGCAGAGATCAGGCGTCTCCATGATTTTAATAGAGACTTGAGAG AGCGTTTGGAAACAGCCAATCGACAACTAGCCAGTAAGGAGCTGGAGGGACAAGATGACAGTCACTTCTATCTTGCACAGA GAAGAGAGAGCCTGAAAGATCTAGAAAAATTAGAGATGGAGGCAGCTAATCTCCGATCAGCCAAAGAGGATCAGCAACGACACATTGACATCTTAGAGCAGGCTTTAAATAACGCTCAGAGGAAAGTCATCAAACTAGAGGAAGAG TTGAGTAAAAAGCAGAAGTATGTGGAGCGGGTGGAGAGGTTGCAGCAGGCACTAGCTCAACTCCAGGTCGCGTGCGAGAAACGTGAGCAGCTGGAGCGACGTCTGCGCACTCGTCTGGAGAGAGAACTGGAGTCACTGCGCACACAACAG cgtGCTGGTATAGGCGTTCCCCTCACTGTGCGTGAGTCCAGTGCTCCTGCGCTACTGGATCTGCTAAGGGAAAGAGAGGAAAGGATTCTGGGATTGGAGGCTGATATGACATGCTGGGAGCAGAAGTACTTCGAAGAGAGTGCAATGAGACACTTCGCCATGGAGGCCGCAGCTACAGCCGCTGCACAGCG AGATACAACTATAATCCAGCACTCTCGCAGTGGCAGTTACAGTGACAGCTCAGTGTGGCTGCATGAGGATGAGAGCAGAACTCAGAGCAGTTATTCCTGTCTGGACATGGAACAAAG GATGAAGGACTTGCATGCTCAGTTGCTGGAGAAAGATGCCATGATTCAGGTTCTACAACAGCGGTCCCGTAGAGATCTCGCCCCTCTGCGCCCTGCCCGCTCTGTGCCCTCTATTTCAATAGCAACTGGACTACACACACGGCAGACATCACAGGCCGATCGCAGAGACCAACACAGCTGGAAAGAGAGTACAG ATGTGTTCCCAGGAAATGACCAAGTAGAGTGCATGCTTCCCTCGCTGCCCTCTCTTTCAGTCGCTGTCTCTTCATCTCTCCCTGCCTCCTCTCTTTCCTCTCCTCCATCATTCTCATCTCTACCTTCctcttttcttcctttcttgGCCTCTGGAGGTTCAAACACATCACTAATAACCTCATCCTCATGTGTTGCCCGCTCCAGCCCTTCCTCACTCCCTCCCTCCTCCTCTTCCATGTTACCCTCATCCTCATCTCTTTTGCCCCCTTTATCATTATCTCTCCCCTCCACTCCTCTCCTGTCCCTTCATTCTAAATCAGTCATCAGAGGCACCAGCAGTCAAACAGGACTGAGTCCAAAGACATTGTGCGCCGGAACCTCCACAATGCAAGAAAAAACAG